Genomic DNA from Parcubacteria group bacterium:
ATCGTTCCTCCGCCCCGGCTTCACCGAGGCCTGCATCCGCTCGCTCCGCGCGTGCTACCCCGACATCCGCGTCATCGTCGGGGAGAACGGGGAGATTGACGCCCGCCTGCGCTCCGCCTGCGCCGAGGTCGGGGCCCGCTACGTCGTCCTGCCCTTCGACTCCGGAGTTTGCCGCGCGCGCAACAGGCTCGTGTCGCTGGCGGAGACCGAGTTCGTCCTCGTGGGCGACGACGACTTCCTCTACGACGCCGGCGCGCGCGCCGACGACATGGCCGCGTTCCTGCGCTCCCGCCGCAAGTTCGACCTGATCGGCGGGCGCATAACCGAGAACGGGAAACTGCGCGACTACCAGGGCTACAGCGAGCTCGTCGAGGGCCCGCCGCGCAGGATGGTGAGCCACGCCCTCGACCCGGAGGACGCCAAGACAGACAGCAAAAGCGGCCTGCGCTTCATGCCCGCCGACATCACGTTCAACTACTTCGTCGCGAGGACCGAGAAGGTGAGGGCCGTCCCGTGGGACGAGGAGATAAAGGTCGCCTACGAGCACTTCTCGTGGTTCTTCGACTTCAAGCTCGCGGGGAACCGCGCCGCCTTCTCCCCCGACCCCGTCGTCATCCACAAGCCCAAGGGGGTGGACGCCCGCGCCGACGCCAGATACCGCCAATACCGCGTCCGCAAGGACGACAAGCGCCGCTTCTTCGAGCGCTTCGGCATCGCCTACTTCGTCGGCATGGAAGGCGCGGAGACCCCCGCCCCGCAGGACGACCCGCTGGAAGCGATAGAGTTCGCGGTGACCACGTTCATGCGCCCGGAAGCCCTCAGGCGCCTCCTGCTCTCGGTGGCCGAGTTCGCCCCGACCGCAAACGTCACCGTCGCCGACCAGTCCTTCGACGCGAAGGCGTGGGAGGCCCTCCGCCCCGCGCTCAAGGCGGCAGGCCTCAAGAACGACGTGAATGTCATCGAGATGCCCCACGACGCGGGGCTGTCCGCCTCCCGCAACCGCCTCGTGT
This window encodes:
- a CDS encoding glycosyltransferase, whose protein sequence is SFLRPGFTEACIRSLRACYPDIRVIVGENGEIDARLRSACAEVGARYVVLPFDSGVCRARNRLVSLAETEFVLVGDDDFLYDAGARADDMAAFLRSRRKFDLIGGRITENGKLRDYQGYSELVEGPPRRMVSHALDPEDAKTDSKSGLRFMPADITFNYFVARTEKVRAVPWDEEIKVAYEHFSWFFDFKLAGNRAAFSPDPVVIHKPKGVDARADARYRQYRVRKDDKRRFFERFGIAYFVGMEGAETPAPQDDPLEAIEFAVTTFMRPEALRRLLLSVAEFAPTANVTVADQSFDAKAWEALRPALKAAGLKNDVNVIEMPHDAGLSASRNRLVSGCGREMVFLLDDDFVFTERTDAAKLARKLKAEGLDPVAGAIDLGEGRLQHYEGRFERDGGRLRQVPADRPPYDYVFNFFVAKTSALKACRWDEGLKVAEHMDYFLSHKGKLKLGYDPSVSVLHLRDRSPEYSRMRGRSYAFTARMMVKHGLDFIRTHSGDEIRLPDMREKAAEFEAAEPKREEPCGRVAVCRRPVFVGNRRYFPGAVLPEKALDLLDDAQKARAVRWRR